DNA from Debaryomyces hansenii CBS767 chromosome A complete sequence:
GAAGTTGGAGAAATATGACTTCGATATTTTCCATCCTAAATTGCAACAACAAGAATGGAGATTAGCCTGGACCTCTTTCCGTAATTATTATCAGAGAAGAATCTAGAGATGATATCAATCCGTGTATATAGCTTTGActtcaatatatatttattaccTGTTCTACATGGTAATGCTTGtacattatattattgCCAATGGTGACGGCAGTCtcatatttaattcatttcttGCGTTGAAACGATCTTATCAACAATCAATAATGCCTTACTATTGTACAAAGAACTTTAAAGTCATACGAGTACTTGTAGAATCCATAACCTTTAAGCCATTACGGGGAATACAGTCTACCTGAAGGGTCTATTCTTTCGTGTAAAAACCACCCTTCGTTTTTCGCGTCAAGAAAAACACTTGTTGACATGGTATCAAATCGTTCAGTATAGtgaagataaaatcaattagTTGATCTTTTGAACACATTAACTATTACATAGAAATATTATAGAGAGGAAAGTGATTCTTGGAATAGAAGTAATTATATTCTCTTAAGTCTAGTAgattaattattttcacTATGATGCATGAATTTTCCAAGTCACCTACACCTAGTATCCCACTCGGATATAAGCAACCAGGTATACTGTTACATCCTTCGACGTCAACTGTTTCAAATGTTGCAATTGATCCTATTACTTTGATGATAAATGATTGTATGACTATATCCTCAGCCATGAGGAAAATGACTAGATGGTCTCAAAGTGGAGTTGCCGCCATCTTGGGCGCAGGCGATATTTTTGGTGAAAACGATTCCATAACTAACTTGGGCTTGAGCACTAACATGGCGAATAATGGTAGTAGTCGATCGACAGGAATCAATGATAATCCACTCTTATCCAGTTTTTTACAATTGAGATCGATGTTAACGGACGCCAAAGATTTATATGAAATAGATAGCTTGACCTTATTACAACCATTTTTGTTGGTAATCAAGTCGTCGTCTACCTCAGGAAATATTACGTCGTTGGCTTTAAATTCGATTTCTAAGTTCATAAGTTATGAAatcatttcatttaaatccaaaaatttaCAAAGTTCATTAatccaaattatttcagCATTAACCCACTGTCGTTTTGAAGCGGCTGATCAGAGCTCAGATGATGCTGTATTACTTAAAGTTCTAAGGTTGATGGAGGATATTCTTGAAAGTCCATTGTCTAAACTATTACCAAATGAAGTAATTTCAGAAGTAGTCCAAACCTGCTTGTCTCTTGCTTGCAATAAGAAACGGAGTGAGGTTTTAAGAAAGGCTGCAGAAATGGCAATGACTCTGATCACCTCCCATATATTCCGTCAATTGAAGGACATTGAACCTGAAACTGTGGGAATAGATGATTTGCAaacaaatttttctaaaACTCAATTACCGGAAGATTTGATCGGTGGTACTGAAACAACCACTTCTAtattaaaagaagaagaagaagaagttacCAATAGGAATATAGAAGATAAGAAAACAGAAGATGGACAACTAGATGAAAATACAGTTGAGGAAAACGATCAACCGGTTGAAAACCCAAGAGAGATTTCTAATTCTGAGAATCCTAAAGAAGCCTTGGATACTGAAGAACCATTCGGTATAATTTgcattaatgaattcttagggatattaatttcaatgatcTCCCCTTCgaatcaatatcaacatATGGAAAGCACTAGAGTATTTGCTTTATCATTGATGAATACTGCAATTGAGGTTTCAGGCCATGATATTCCAAAACATCCATCATTAATGAGTTTGGTATCTGACCCTGTGTCAAAGCATGTTGTACAAATAATGACTACGACTGATTCACCAGCATTATTACAAGCTTCTTTGCAACTATTCTCTACCATTGCAATCGTTTTAGGAAGGCAATTGAAATCACAAATTGAACTAACCCTTTTGTTGTTATTTAATTCCATATCTCCAGATTCTGTTGAAAAGAATGATACCATTAATGGTAATGAAACATCTGTGGCTACAAGAATCTCCGGTTCAAAAGAAATGCTCATTGAATCGTTATCCTTGTTGTGGACTAGGTCTCCTGTTTTTTTCACGCATTTATTCATCGATTATGATTGTAACTTTGATAGAACTGACTTGTCTAGaaaatttttggaatttctATGCAAATTATCATTACCTGAGTCTGCAGTTCTAACAACTGATAATGTACCTCCAATATGTTTGGAAGGTATACTAACATTTATTGGTGGGATTAATGACAGAATTAAAAGTTTACCTATAGATAAAGAGTTGAGTGATTTGCAATTacattctttaattttagaTAAGTATAAAAAGACCACATTCATTAGCTGTactgatattttgaataataaaccAAAAGCAGGAATCAAAGAACTAGCTGAGAAAGGctttattaatgatgaaaatgatgcgGATGAATTAGCGcactttttcttttcaaagtCTGGAAGATTAAACAAGAAAGTGTTAGGTGAATATTTAGCTAAACCCTCAAATATTGAGATCTTGAggaaattcattaatatgTTTGAATTTACTGGTTTGAGGGTAGATGAGGCGCTAAGagttttattgaaaagttttagACTTCCTGGAGAATCACAACAAATTGAAAGGGTGGTTGAGCTTTTTGCTGAAAGATACGTTCATTGTCAAGAAAACGTGGTAAGTGActcagaagaagaagcagtCAAGCCAGATCGTGATGCTGTATTTGTTTTATCCTACTCAGTTATTATGTTAAATACTGATTTACATAACCCTAAGGTTAGACACCAAATGGATCTTGATGCATATAAGCGTAATTTGAGAGGTGTTTATAACGGAAAGGATTTTCCAAGTTGGTATCTTTCTAAGATTTATCATTCCATAAAAGAAAGAGAGATTATCATGCCTGAAGAACACCATGGTACTGATAAGTGGTTTGATGACGCATGGCATAACTTGATTTCCTCAGAAGCAGTCAATATAGATAAAGATGAAACTttagaatttgataatgtcCAATTATGTCAATTTGATAaagtattatttgaaggatctgttgatagaattattgataccTTAATTAGTGTATTCAAGGAAGCTTCTGACGACCAAATTATTACAAGATTAATGTCATCTGTTGATAAATGTGCtaatatttgtttataCTATAATTTGTCATCCTCAATCGATAAATTGGTTGGTTTATTAGCAGAGCTAACAACCTTAACTAGTGAAATCCATCATGTTCCTAGCGCTGATGATAATGTACGGGAAGAGATCCCCATCACACAAATAAAagttgaaaagaaagatgaagCAATTACAGTTAGTGAAATGGCAGTGTGGTTTGGGAGAGATTTCAAAGCTCAAATTTCAACAGTTGTCTTGTTTAGGTTAATTAAAAAGACCGATTTTAAAGTTACTGAATCTTGGAATaagattatcaatattatcttAACATTATTTGAGAACTGCTTAATCAATCCTAACTTTTTCACAGAATTTCAGAAAAAGATCAAGCTAAATCCGTTAGCAAAGGTTAAGCCACgttatattattaacagAATTAAACCATTGAAGGATTCGGGTATCTTTTCAACGTTTTCTTCGTTTTTGAAAGGTTATTCAGACGATCCACCGGAACCTACTGatcaagaagttgaatcAACTCTTTCGACTATTGACTGTGTTAAGTCCTTGAATATTCCAAGCATCTTTGAACATATTTCGAAAGGTCCTAAAGACAACTTAAAGCTATTcatagaattattattggattcGATCCCTACGTTCAAGGAGGAAACAAAGAGGtactttgaaattgagaACTTGttcttatttgaaattatggTATGTTTCTGCTTACTACTTGACGATACATCCATCACTAATTCCACTCTCGACAAGATCACGTATTTCGGTGGCTTGAAAGATCTTTCAAGAAAAGGTAATTTGAGAGTCTGTGCATACAAGCTATTGTTAATTAGGCATAGTGATGGATCCCATGAATCTACCTTAACTGAATgcataaaagaattaagtgaatttgataaagaacTAATTAGTAAACATGGTGCACAGTTAGCTCAAccattgatttcattaGTTGACGATGAATCATGGTTTTGCAAGAAATTagttaataatgaagagtACTGGAAGGCTTTGAGAATATTTGGGTCTATTCCAATATACTCCTCTGATGTGCTCAGATTTGTTGATGGcataattttaaattcacCAATGGAAGTATCACCGTTGAATTACATGCCTCTTCTTGGTCTATTAGACGAAATATCCTCTCTTGGCGCAGCTGGTTCCCAATGGGAACAGGAAACAGAACAATTAGCTGTGTCTGGACAGAAACAGGAAGATGACAATTCGTATTACAGGGATCttgttgaaatttcaaagaagtCTATATCGTTAACGGCCGAATTGAACTCAATTTCCAAAAGACCTGAGTTCAATCAAAAGGACctttcatattctttaattcaagCTTTAGCTCATCAATGTTTCAATCCTTGTCGGGAGGTTCGTACCTATGCAATCAATACTTTACAGCTGACTGTTTTATCCtctgaaattaatgataaatttacCCCAGCtggaatttttgaatatggCTTGTTCCCATTATTATCTGAACTTTCTAAGAATGAAGTTTTGCAAACAGATCCAAACGGGTTCGCACGGACCCAGACAGAAGCGTTATCTTTAGTAAGTAAAGTTTTCTTGAAGTATGAGTCCCAGTTTGATCTGGAAGGGACTGATAAAATATGGTTAGGAAttttagaatatttcattgtATTTAATTCCTtaggtgaaaaatttaacaTGAACGAAAACTTGATTAAGGAATCTGGTGGAGAATTGCTCAAAAATATGATTTTAGTATTGCAAAATAACGGTATATTGACTGATAGCAAGACTGAATTATGGAAAACTTCTTGGGAGAAAATTGAACAGGTCTACCctaatttgaaagatgaattagctcttgaaaattcttcaaaagtAGAAGAAGGTAGTTCAgtaaatgatgataaattgaataaagaaCAAGACATAGAGCAAAATCAAGAAGCAAGTaaagaacaaaatgaaaaacaaaatgaaGTTTCACAGAAAGAATCTAAGAAAGAGTCAATAGAAGAGTCAAACGAAGATCCAAAAGAGGAATTAAAAGTGCCAGAAGAAGAGAGGCACGAACGCAGATAAATGCAATAGAAATCAGAAAGACAGGTATTTTGATCAACAGTATCAAAgctaaatatttttatcgGTAAGGACATTGATAGAtgtatatcaatatatgtatattttaatataatgaGTTTCCTGCATATTGTTTTTAAACTACTTTTCAGAATCATCAACTGTAGTAAAAGAAAGTTAACAATTAACAAATCCCATATTAGCGATGGTTAAAACCCAAACGTACACTGAAAGAGCTTCTGCTCATCCGTCTCCTGTGGCTCAGCGCTTGTTCAAATTAATGGATAACAAGAAAACAAATTTGTGTGCTTCCGTTGATGTGAAATCTACTGAAGAATTCTTGACCTTAATAGAGAAATTAGGGCCGTATATTTGCTTAGTTAAAACACACATTGATATAATAGATGATTTTTCCTACGAAGGTACTGTTGTTCCTTTATTGGCTTTAGCGAAAAAACATAATTTCATGATTTTCGAAGACCGTAAATTTGCTGATATTGGAAACACGGTCAAATCACAATATTCTGGTGGTGTTTATAAGATTGCTCAATGGTCCGATATTACAAATGCGCATGGTATAACTGGTTCAGGAATTGTGAAAGGTTTGAAAGAGGCTGCACAAGAATCTTCGAAAGAACCAAGAGGTTTATTAATGTTAGCtgaattatcatcaaaGGGCTCTTTAGCGTACGGTGAGTACACAGAAAAAACCATCGAAATTGCTAAGAGTGACAAAGAATTCGTTATTGGCTTCATTGCTCAAAGAGATATGGGTGGAACAGATGAAGGTTTCGATTGGATTGTTATGACACCTGGTGTAGGTTTGGATGATAAGGGTGATGGTTTAGGTCAACAATATAGAACTGTTGATCAGGTTGTTACAACTGGAACtgatattatcattgtCGGAAGAGGTTTATTTGGACAAGGCAGGGATCCAACCGTTGAAGGTAAGAGATACAGAGATGCAGGTTGGAATGCATATTTAAAGAAGACTGGTTCGttgtaattatataattgttctatatatattgtatatGTTATAAATATGTACAAggaataatataaattttcaagGATCAAGTGCACCTGTTCCAAAGACCTCTTCATCTAAGGTATCTGATAACTTGGTTCtcataatttcaaatacgAGTAAACCCACCGATGTTGCAGGTATCGTAGTTAATGCATTTCTAATGAAGCCCTTGTAACTTAATTGAAACCAGGTGGCTTTAGACTTGGctttaattttcaatacttGATTGTATGTATCGATataagaattataatataatttgatgaaaGGACGATACGCTGTCGACTTTGAGGCGTTATAGACATCTAAAGCTTCTAATCTGGATAAGTGAATCTTTTGCACTTTAGCTATTGGATACTGCACAGCTAATAAGGTAAATGCTGCTGAAGCACCagctaataatataaaacttgattttaaaattttaatcaGGCGATTTTTTTCTAGTTTGAGGACTTGTTCATCAGATTGTTGAATTTCTTCGTGAACTCCTAACTTAGCCA
Protein-coding regions in this window:
- a CDS encoding DEHA2A11946p (similar to uniprot|P39993 Saccharomyces cerevisiae YEL022W GEA2 Guanine nucleotide exchange factor for ADP ribosylation factors), whose translation is MMHEFSKSPTPSIPLGYKQPGISLHPSTSTVSNVAIDPITLMINDCMTISSAMRKMTRWSQSGVAAILGAGDIFGENDSITNLGLSTNMANNGSSRSTGINDNPLLSSFLQLRSMLTDAKDLYEIDSLTLLQPFLLVIKSSSTSGNITSLALNSISKFISYEIISFKSKNLQSSLIQIISALTHCRFEAADQSSDDAVLLKVLRLMEDILESPLSKLLPNEVISEVVQTCLSLACNKKRSEVLRKAAEMAMTSITSHIFRQLKDIEPETVGIDDLQTNFSKTQLPEDLIGGTETTTSILKEEEEEVTNRNIEDKKTEDGQLDENTVEENDQPVENPREISNSENPKEALDTEEPFGIICINEFLGILISMISPSNQYQHMESTRVFALSLMNTAIEVSGHDIPKHPSLMSLVSDPVSKHVVQIMTTTDSPALLQASLQLFSTIAIVLGRQLKSQIELTLLLLFNSISPDSVEKNDTINGNETSVATRISGSKEMLIESLSLLWTRSPVFFTHLFIDYDCNFDRTDLSRKFLEFLCKLSLPESAVLTTDNVPPICLEGILTFIGGINDRIKSLPIDKELSDLQLHSLILDKYKKTTFISCTDILNNKPKAGIKELAEKGFINDENDADELAHFFFSKSGRLNKKVLGEYLAKPSNIEILRKFINMFEFTGLRVDEALRVLLKSFRLPGESQQIERVVELFAERYVHCQENVVSDSEEEAVKPDRDAVFVLSYSVIMLNTDLHNPKVRHQMDLDAYKRNLRGVYNGKDFPSWYLSKIYHSIKEREIIMPEEHHGTDKWFDDAWHNLISSEAVNIDKDETLEFDNVQLCQFDKVLFEGSVDRIIDTLISVFKEASDDQIITRLMSSVDKCANICLYYNLSSSIDKLVGLLAELTTLTSEIHHVPSADDNVREEIPITQIKVEKKDEAITVSEMAVWFGRDFKAQISTVVLFRLIKKTDFKVTESWNKIINIILTLFENCLINPNFFTEFQKKIKLNPLAKVKPRYIINRIKPLKDSGIFSTFSSFLKGYSDDPPEPTDQEVESTLSTIDCVKSLNIPSIFEHISKGPKDNLKLFIELLLDSIPTFKEETKRYFEIENLFLFEIMVCFCLLLDDTSITNSTLDKITYFGGLKDLSRKGNLRVCAYKLLLIRHSDGSHESTLTECIKELSEFDKELISKHGAQLAQPLISLVDDESWFCKKLVNNEEYWKALRIFGSIPIYSSDVLRFVDGIILNSPMEVSPLNYMPLLGLLDEISSLGAAGSQWEQETEQLAVSGQKQEDDNSYYRDLVEISKKSISLTAELNSISKRPEFNQKDLSYSLIQALAHQCFNPCREVRTYAINTLQSTVLSSEINDKFTPAGIFEYGLFPLLSELSKNEVLQTDPNGFARTQTEALSLVSKVFLKYESQFDSEGTDKIWLGILEYFIVFNSLGEKFNMNENLIKESGGELLKNMILVLQNNGILTDSKTELWKTSWEKIEQVYPNLKDELALENSSKVEEGSSVNDDKLNKEQDIEQNQEASKEQNEKQNEVSQKESKKESIEESNEDPKEELKVPEEERHERR
- a CDS encoding DEHA2A11968p (uniprot|Q6BY69 Debaryomyces hansenii DEHA0A12419g URA3 Orotidine 5'-phosphate decarboxylase); translation: MVKTQTYTERASAHPSPVAQRLFKLMDNKKTNLCASVDVKSTEEFLTLIEKLGPYICLVKTHIDIIDDFSYEGTVVPLLALAKKHNFMIFEDRKFADIGNTVKSQYSGGVYKIAQWSDITNAHGITGSGIVKGLKEAAQESSKEPRGLLMLAELSSKGSLAYGEYTEKTIEIAKSDKEFVIGFIAQRDMGGTDEGFDWIVMTPGVGLDDKGDGLGQQYRTVDQVVTTGTDIIIVGRGLFGQGRDPTVEGKRYRDAGWNAYLKKTGSL